The following are from one region of the Acidimicrobiia bacterium genome:
- a CDS encoding oxidoreductase family protein, protein MARTVVKNSLCEIEDVDAGWLTSALREADVLKTASVVGFAADAIGTGQVGHNMRYQLQYDSEEPEAPPSVVIKFPSPDESSRSTGILMSTYDKEARFYAQLAPTVNITIPRCFRVEHDEESHLSTLMFEDLAPAEQGDQLEGCSPARAELAIDELVGLHVPYWNSPKLSEISWLNISSDEGRATMGALYSMLWPGFVERFGERLSSEVMALGATFGENFITWSKRREQGPHTLTHSDFRLDNLLFSYDKDGLVTKVTTVDWQTVSLGVGTADLAYFLGAGLLTKDRRVSEKALVERYYTNLVNQGVKGYEWSDCWDDYRCYSMSGFFMAVIASMSVRADERGDAMFTAMAERHGQQGLDLEVGEFL, encoded by the coding sequence ATGGCGAGAACGGTCGTGAAAAATTCGCTTTGCGAAATTGAAGATGTCGACGCTGGTTGGCTTACCTCGGCACTACGTGAAGCCGACGTCTTGAAAACGGCGTCGGTGGTTGGCTTTGCGGCCGATGCCATCGGTACTGGCCAGGTAGGCCACAACATGCGCTACCAGCTGCAATACGACTCTGAAGAGCCAGAAGCACCACCAAGCGTTGTCATCAAATTTCCATCGCCCGATGAGTCGAGCCGCTCTACAGGAATCCTTATGAGCACCTACGACAAAGAGGCCCGGTTCTACGCCCAACTTGCGCCCACCGTAAACATCACAATTCCACGATGTTTCCGTGTTGAGCACGACGAAGAGAGCCACCTATCTACGCTCATGTTTGAAGATCTGGCCCCGGCAGAACAAGGCGATCAGCTGGAAGGTTGTTCGCCCGCTAGGGCCGAGTTGGCCATTGACGAATTAGTAGGCCTGCACGTGCCTTATTGGAATAGTCCCAAACTTAGCGAAATTTCGTGGCTCAATATTTCTAGCGACGAAGGACGCGCCACCATGGGTGCGTTATATTCCATGCTTTGGCCGGGTTTTGTGGAGCGTTTTGGTGAACGCCTGAGCAGCGAGGTTATGGCCCTAGGGGCGACCTTTGGTGAAAATTTCATCACGTGGTCGAAACGACGTGAACAGGGGCCTCACACCCTCACCCACAGTGATTTCCGTTTAGACAATCTACTTTTCTCATACGACAAAGACGGTTTAGTCACCAAAGTAACCACCGTCGACTGGCAAACCGTGTCACTGGGTGTTGGTACCGCCGACTTGGCGTACTTCTTAGGGGCCGGCTTATTGACGAAAGATCGACGAGTTTCTGAGAAAGCCCTGGTAGAGCGGTATTACACCAACCTGGTCAATCAGGGTGTTAAGGGCTACGAATGGTCTGATTGTTGGGATGATTACCGGTGCTATTCAATGTCTGGTTTCTTTATGGCCGTGATCGCCTCAATGTCGGTTCGTGCTGATGAACGTGGTGATGCCATGTTCACAGCCATGGCTGAACGTCACGGTCAACAAGGGCTCGACCTTGAGGTTGGCGAGTTCCTCTAG
- a CDS encoding MauE/DoxX family redox-associated membrane protein translates to MAVLALLAAVALAAIFVWAAVAKLRAPARTSDSFRALHLPVPLLLSRVVPIVELVVAVLLLAVPALGAPMAFVLLVIFSAFLGAQLLGGNTAPCACFGQATASPLSSRELWRNLALACLAIIAWWGS, encoded by the coding sequence GTGGCTGTGCTTGCTTTGCTAGCGGCTGTAGCTTTGGCCGCCATCTTTGTGTGGGCGGCCGTCGCCAAGCTGCGGGCCCCGGCTCGTACCAGTGACAGCTTTCGGGCGCTTCATTTACCAGTGCCTTTGCTGTTGTCTCGGGTTGTTCCAATCGTCGAGTTGGTGGTGGCGGTGCTGTTGCTAGCCGTGCCAGCATTGGGCGCTCCGATGGCGTTCGTGCTGCTGGTCATCTTCAGCGCGTTCCTTGGCGCACAGCTGCTCGGTGGCAACACGGCCCCTTGCGCCTGTTTTGGGCAGGCTACAGCCTCGCCACTTTCAAGCCGTGAATTGTGGCGGAATTTGGCTTTGGCCTGCCTGGCGATTATCGCTTGGTGGGGCAGTTAG
- a CDS encoding homoserine dehydrogenase, whose product MEASLVRIGVLGAGNVGAAFVGLVNDRRETIAKRHGVDLEITQVAVRNLSRERGVSIDAELLTHDAEAVVNDPNIDLVVELIGGIEPARTLVTEALVAHKPVVSANKELLANYGAELMKLAHDAGVDLLFEAAVAGGIPLIRPLQRSLAGEDITRVMGIVNGTTNYVLTRMTEEGSTFAEAVAEAQALGYAERDPTADVEGFDAGAKAAILASIAFGADVVAGDVYREGITDITPDDLAFAARLGYVVKLLAIAERFDTKEGPEIAVRVHPAMLPVHHPLASVRDSFNAVFVEGETVGELMFYGRGAGGNPTASAVLGDVIDAAVNCRTGKRAIQSQTSEFKIRPIDAMHTQYYVNIYVADRPGVLAAVAGVFGAHNVSIRSMEQCGYGEEARLVFITHDASEAAVQQTLTEVRELDSVLRVVSVLRVIDHDEEPTAQNRQEEN is encoded by the coding sequence ATGGAAGCGTCATTGGTGCGTATTGGTGTGTTGGGCGCGGGCAACGTTGGTGCTGCCTTTGTGGGTTTGGTCAACGACCGCCGCGAGACTATTGCCAAACGCCATGGCGTTGACTTGGAAATTACTCAGGTCGCGGTGCGCAATTTGTCGCGGGAGCGTGGGGTGAGCATCGATGCCGAACTACTGACCCACGACGCCGAGGCCGTAGTCAATGACCCCAATATCGATTTGGTAGTGGAGCTAATTGGTGGCATTGAGCCCGCCCGAACTTTGGTCACCGAAGCACTAGTCGCCCACAAGCCGGTGGTGAGCGCCAACAAAGAACTTTTGGCTAATTATGGTGCCGAGTTGATGAAACTGGCCCATGACGCTGGGGTTGACCTGCTTTTTGAAGCCGCTGTGGCTGGTGGCATTCCACTCATCCGACCCTTGCAGCGTTCGTTAGCTGGTGAAGACATCACCCGTGTTATGGGCATTGTGAATGGCACTACCAACTACGTGCTAACCCGTATGACCGAAGAAGGCAGCACGTTTGCCGAAGCTGTGGCCGAGGCCCAAGCGTTGGGTTATGCCGAACGTGACCCAACCGCCGATGTGGAAGGCTTTGACGCAGGGGCAAAAGCAGCAATATTGGCTTCGATTGCCTTTGGGGCCGATGTGGTGGCAGGTGATGTCTATCGCGAAGGCATTACCGACATCACCCCTGATGACTTGGCTTTTGCGGCTCGGTTAGGTTACGTAGTGAAGCTGTTGGCTATTGCAGAACGCTTCGACACCAAAGAGGGCCCCGAAATCGCGGTGCGGGTCCATCCTGCAATGTTGCCGGTCCACCATCCGCTGGCATCGGTGCGTGATTCGTTCAACGCCGTCTTTGTGGAAGGTGAAACCGTTGGCGAGTTGATGTTCTACGGGCGTGGGGCTGGTGGCAATCCCACTGCTTCAGCTGTTTTGGGTGACGTTATCGACGCCGCCGTGAATTGTCGCACTGGAAAACGAGCAATTCAATCGCAAACCAGCGAGTTCAAGATTCGGCCAATCGACGCTATGCACACCCAGTACTACGTCAACATTTATGTAGCCGACCGCCCTGGAGTGTTGGCGGCTGTTGCCGGTGTTTTTGGTGCTCATAACGTGTCGATTCGTTCCATGGAACAGTGTGGTTATGGCGAAGAGGCCCGTTTGGTTTTCATTACCCACGACGCTAGTGAAGCTGCCGTTCAGCAGACTCTTACCGAGGTGCGTGAACTCGATTCTGTTCTACGGGTAGTGAGCGTGCTGCGGGTAATTGATCATGATGAAGAGCCCACCGCGCAAAATCGGCAGGAAGAAAACTAA
- a CDS encoding EAL domain-containing protein: protein MFSGPDRHASRFWGVFDYAPFGQVFSDADGCITTVNDQLASMLDYEASELLGRPLVSLVDHDDQGSIAQGTELLREGKVEKNVAIRRFIKRNGTLVSTRVVTFVVREQDELCGWVSVVSPLSGYDNSLAQHFAEAARKDPLTGLSSRARLLAELSTLGDACYAVMFLDLDGLGAINDYHGHLVGDEILIEVAKRLCNVSMEGDIVARVGGDEFAIICLNPHVCSTPESHLIERIQTTLRLPVETSDGGVYISASIGISDGSIPAKSGLERLQQADAAAYQCKRDGKSQVMVYNAQLRAANDRNWETETLLRNAIENSSLVLHYQPIVSLVDNSIIGVETLTRLRNDDGSLVPPDTFIPLAERSGLIVPMGEKVLREASQYVAQLRSLTNRPLGLSVNISARQADQTNLIDVVLEALENSHLPPEALTLELTESTLLDAGPAATARFVALREAGVQIALDDFGTGYSSLTYLQRLPITRLKIDQSFVAKITYDSNSAAIIRAVTSLAADLGLLWVAEGIETEEQASILRALGTGFGQGFLFSPPLPSTEFSKLFSAT, encoded by the coding sequence ATGTTTTCTGGCCCTGACCGGCATGCTTCCCGATTTTGGGGTGTTTTCGATTACGCCCCATTTGGCCAGGTTTTTTCCGATGCTGACGGCTGCATAACCACCGTAAACGACCAATTGGCCAGCATGCTCGACTATGAAGCAAGCGAGCTGCTTGGACGCCCTTTGGTGAGCCTAGTTGACCACGATGATCAGGGTTCAATAGCCCAGGGCACAGAGCTACTGCGCGAGGGCAAAGTTGAAAAGAACGTAGCGATTCGCCGTTTTATTAAACGAAACGGCACGCTGGTAAGCACCCGGGTGGTTACCTTCGTGGTACGTGAGCAAGATGAGTTATGTGGCTGGGTCTCCGTTGTAAGTCCTCTTAGCGGATACGACAACTCACTAGCTCAACATTTCGCCGAAGCAGCCCGTAAAGATCCTCTAACCGGCTTGTCTAGCCGCGCCCGCCTGTTGGCCGAGCTCAGCACATTAGGTGATGCTTGCTACGCCGTTATGTTTTTAGATCTTGATGGCCTTGGCGCAATTAACGATTATCACGGTCATCTCGTGGGCGATGAAATTCTAATAGAAGTAGCTAAAAGACTGTGCAACGTGTCGATGGAGGGCGACATAGTAGCTCGTGTTGGAGGCGATGAATTCGCAATAATATGCCTTAATCCACACGTATGCTCTACGCCCGAGAGCCATTTGATCGAGCGCATCCAAACGACTCTGAGACTGCCGGTTGAGACCTCCGATGGCGGTGTGTATATTAGCGCTTCCATAGGGATAAGCGACGGATCAATCCCAGCTAAATCGGGGCTTGAGCGGCTGCAACAAGCTGATGCGGCGGCTTATCAGTGCAAACGAGACGGCAAGAGCCAAGTCATGGTTTATAACGCGCAGCTACGAGCAGCTAACGATCGGAACTGGGAGACCGAAACTTTATTGCGAAACGCTATTGAAAATAGCAGCCTAGTATTGCATTATCAACCCATTGTATCTTTGGTTGATAATTCTATTATCGGTGTCGAGACATTAACGCGATTACGTAACGATGATGGTAGTTTGGTTCCGCCAGACACCTTCATTCCGCTAGCCGAACGCTCGGGATTAATTGTGCCCATGGGAGAAAAGGTCTTACGAGAAGCTTCTCAGTACGTGGCTCAGCTCCGTTCGCTAACAAACCGGCCTCTTGGTCTATCGGTGAACATTTCGGCTCGCCAAGCGGACCAAACCAACCTAATCGACGTGGTCTTAGAGGCACTTGAGAATTCACATTTGCCACCCGAGGCCTTAACCCTGGAGCTCACCGAGAGCACGCTTTTAGACGCCGGGCCCGCCGCCACCGCACGCTTCGTGGCGCTACGCGAAGCCGGTGTACAAATTGCTCTAGATGACTTCGGTACCGGCTACTCGTCACTCACCTATTTGCAGCGTTTGCCGATTACTCGCCTGAAAATCGACCAATCTTTCGTAGCCAAAATTACCTACGACTCCAACAGCGCGGCCATTATCCGCGCCGTTACTTCCCTGGCCGCCGACCTTGGTTTGTTGTGGGTAGCCGAAGGCATTGAAACCGAGGAACAGGCCAGCATTCTACGTGCTCTCGGTACTGGTTTCGGCCAAGGTTTCCTCTTCAGTCCTCCCCTGCCAAGTACCGAATTTTCGAAACTATTCAGCGCTACCTAG
- the thrC gene encoding threonine synthase — protein sequence MQYRSSRGVAPVLGFADVLLAGLASDGGLYVPERWPELSIPASASTYAEVATAVMYPFVEGSIPEDDFAAMVADAYSTFSHPEVVPLIELEPGLYLLELFHGPTLAFKDVALQLVGRLFDYELAKRGERVTIVGATSGDTGAAAIEALREREAIDVVILHPKGKVSEVQRRFMTSVDAPNVRNVAIEGTFDDAQDMVKAMFADTEFRQAQRLSAVNSINFARVMAQTVYYVTAQRALAQPVSFAVPTGNFGNVYAGYGAMRMGVPIRQLVIGSNSNDILTRTLATGEMAMGEVAATLSPAMDIQVSSNFERLIFDMLDHNGEAVQELMERFRLDRRVVLPPAMFGRFAETFSGSRLDDQETLTTMREVYESTGKIIDPHTAVGVGAAKAHRGDATSPMVVLATAHPAKFPEAVNEAIGVKPELPEAVADLFDRPEHLDELPNDLAAIKTYVANFTAR from the coding sequence ATGCAATATCGAAGCAGCCGGGGTGTGGCACCGGTTTTGGGTTTCGCCGATGTTTTACTGGCTGGCTTAGCAAGCGATGGTGGCCTTTACGTGCCCGAGCGTTGGCCCGAATTATCTATCCCTGCGTCGGCTTCAACCTACGCCGAGGTAGCCACGGCTGTTATGTATCCATTCGTGGAAGGCAGCATTCCTGAAGACGATTTTGCAGCCATGGTCGCCGATGCCTATTCCACATTTTCGCATCCTGAAGTGGTGCCTCTAATAGAGCTGGAACCTGGGCTTTATCTTCTAGAGCTTTTTCATGGGCCTACACTGGCTTTCAAAGACGTGGCCTTGCAGCTAGTTGGGCGCCTTTTTGACTATGAACTGGCCAAACGCGGTGAGCGGGTAACAATCGTTGGGGCCACTTCCGGCGACACTGGGGCCGCGGCTATTGAGGCTCTACGAGAACGAGAAGCTATCGACGTTGTAATTTTGCATCCCAAGGGCAAAGTGTCGGAGGTGCAGCGCCGTTTCATGACTTCGGTTGACGCCCCGAATGTCAGAAATGTTGCCATTGAAGGCACTTTCGATGATGCCCAAGACATGGTGAAAGCTATGTTTGCCGACACCGAGTTCCGTCAAGCGCAGCGTTTGTCAGCGGTTAACTCCATCAACTTTGCTCGAGTAATGGCGCAAACGGTTTACTACGTGACAGCCCAACGTGCCTTGGCCCAGCCCGTCTCCTTCGCCGTGCCAACCGGAAACTTTGGCAACGTTTACGCTGGTTATGGTGCTATGCGCATGGGTGTGCCCATTCGCCAGCTTGTTATTGGTTCCAACAGCAACGACATCCTGACCCGCACCTTAGCCACCGGAGAAATGGCTATGGGTGAAGTAGCCGCCACCCTCAGCCCGGCCATGGATATTCAGGTTTCCTCAAATTTTGAACGCCTAATTTTTGACATGCTCGATCACAACGGCGAAGCGGTGCAGGAGTTAATGGAACGTTTTCGTCTGGATCGCCGTGTGGTGCTGCCACCGGCCATGTTTGGCCGCTTTGCCGAAACGTTCAGCGGTTCACGGCTTGATGATCAAGAAACTTTGACCACCATGCGCGAGGTCTATGAGAGCACTGGCAAAATTATTGATCCTCATACTGCGGTGGGGGTGGGTGCCGCCAAGGCGCATCGGGGTGACGCCACTTCGCCCATGGTGGTGTTAGCCACCGCCCATCCTGCCAAGTTCCCCGAAGCGGTGAACGAAGCGATCGGGGTGAAACCCGAGCTGCCCGAAGCAGTAGCTGACCTTTTTGATCGTCCCGAGCATTTGGACGAACTTCCTAACGATCTGGCCGCTATAAAAACGTATGTGGCCAACTTCACGGCCCGTTAG
- the lysA gene encoding diaminopimelate decarboxylase — MNPIPAAQTGRGPIPFRLLPDTAAIETDGMLSIGGCRLDELVAEFGTPVFIYDEAHLRARAREAVSAFGDGVAYAAKAFLCKAMAQLAHEEGLHIDVATGGELQVALAAGVPASRLVLHGNNKSTAELAMAMAEGVGRIVIDSFDEMDRIEALVAAGATPPAVLIRITPGIEAHTHEFVQTGQDDSKFGFGLASGAAHEALARAKALPAYNLVGTHMHIGSQVFAVDSFHKAVALLAPTINEFGLPEFSVGGGLGVAYVEEETSSTITEWGAAITSACREAGITASVNAEPGRSIVAAAAVTAYTVGTIKELPGIRTYLAVDGGMSDNPRPVLYGSGYETFLARSPLAARERAVRVVGKHCESGDVLVKEGFVPTDVAVDDILVTPVTGAYGHSMGSNYNKVLRPPVVFVADGKARLVVRRETYDDLLKLDL; from the coding sequence GTGAATCCCATTCCCGCAGCACAAACTGGGCGCGGTCCAATTCCGTTTCGTCTCTTACCCGACACCGCCGCTATTGAAACCGATGGCATGTTGTCGATTGGGGGCTGTCGTCTAGACGAATTGGTGGCCGAGTTTGGTACCCCGGTCTTTATTTACGATGAAGCCCATTTGCGGGCCCGTGCCCGTGAGGCGGTGAGCGCCTTTGGAGATGGCGTGGCGTATGCCGCCAAGGCTTTTTTGTGCAAGGCCATGGCACAGCTAGCTCATGAAGAAGGCTTGCATATCGATGTTGCTACCGGCGGAGAACTACAGGTAGCTCTGGCGGCTGGGGTGCCAGCCTCACGCCTAGTACTACATGGCAACAACAAGTCAACCGCCGAGCTGGCTATGGCCATGGCTGAAGGTGTGGGCCGCATCGTCATTGATTCCTTTGATGAGATGGACCGTATTGAGGCTTTGGTGGCTGCGGGTGCAACCCCACCGGCGGTGTTGATTCGCATAACGCCAGGCATCGAGGCGCACACCCATGAGTTCGTACAAACCGGCCAAGACGATTCCAAGTTTGGCTTCGGCTTAGCCTCGGGCGCTGCTCATGAGGCTTTAGCTCGGGCTAAAGCCTTACCGGCCTACAATTTGGTGGGCACACACATGCACATCGGCAGCCAGGTTTTTGCGGTCGATTCTTTCCACAAAGCGGTGGCCTTGTTGGCCCCCACCATCAACGAATTCGGTTTGCCCGAGTTCTCGGTGGGTGGAGGTTTGGGCGTGGCTTATGTTGAGGAGGAAACGTCGAGCACCATTACCGAATGGGGGGCAGCAATTACCAGCGCCTGTCGAGAAGCTGGCATAACAGCTTCGGTGAATGCCGAGCCGGGACGCTCAATCGTGGCGGCGGCCGCGGTCACAGCCTACACCGTGGGCACCATCAAAGAACTCCCCGGAATTCGCACTTACCTAGCTGTTGATGGCGGCATGAGCGACAACCCGCGGCCGGTGCTTTATGGCTCGGGCTACGAGACGTTTCTGGCTCGTTCGCCCTTGGCAGCCCGTGAGCGGGCGGTGCGAGTAGTCGGCAAGCACTGTGAAAGTGGCGATGTGCTGGTGAAGGAAGGCTTTGTGCCCACCGATGTTGCAGTCGATGACATTCTAGTAACCCCGGTCACTGGTGCCTATGGCCATTCGATGGGTTCCAACTACAACAAGGTTCTACGCCCGCCGGTGGTGTTTGTGGCCGACGGGAAGGCTCGTTTGGTGGTACGTCGTGAAACCTACGACGACTTGCTAAAGCTCGATTTGTAA
- a CDS encoding SCO family protein, producing the protein MSKRPNRFRSLLTALMLTVALLVTACGNSNSSNQATNDPSESSTTDTLAATPDEPKEFAGYVRNPPLDVSEVTLPAADGTEITMVAQPGGIRLVYFGYTTCPDICPATLAYVEKALNGQSETDRAKVDVDMITIDPSVDSPEILSAYIQQFVPNGHAIHTMDPVLLRAAANTFGASYRIQYQDGKRVVAHTDDLYAVDDTGTVVLAWPFGHALAEVEQDLTRLLKGERPGDEIPEAVGASDNSTESAS; encoded by the coding sequence ATGTCCAAGCGGCCAAATCGGTTTCGCTCACTTCTCACGGCCTTGATGCTGACCGTCGCGCTATTGGTCACGGCATGCGGAAATAGCAACTCATCTAACCAGGCGACGAACGACCCGTCGGAATCAAGCACTACCGACACCTTGGCGGCCACACCAGATGAACCGAAAGAGTTTGCGGGCTACGTACGTAATCCACCCCTCGATGTGTCCGAGGTGACCTTGCCTGCAGCGGATGGCACTGAAATCACGATGGTGGCCCAGCCCGGCGGCATCCGGTTGGTGTATTTCGGCTACACCACCTGCCCCGATATTTGTCCGGCAACCTTGGCTTATGTTGAAAAAGCCCTGAATGGCCAGAGTGAAACCGACCGCGCCAAGGTCGACGTTGACATGATCACGATCGACCCCTCGGTCGACTCGCCTGAAATCCTCTCCGCCTATATTCAGCAATTCGTGCCAAACGGTCATGCCATCCACACCATGGACCCCGTGCTGTTGCGCGCCGCCGCCAACACTTTTGGGGCTTCATACCGAATTCAATACCAAGACGGCAAACGCGTGGTGGCGCACACCGACGATCTGTACGCCGTTGATGACACTGGCACCGTTGTCTTGGCTTGGCCCTTCGGCCATGCCTTGGCCGAGGTAGAGCAAGACCTCACTCGGCTCTTAAAGGGTGAACGGCCTGGTGATGAGATCCCTGAAGCGGTGGGTGCTTCAGACAACAGCACGGAGAGTGCATCGTGA
- the argS gene encoding arginine--tRNA ligase, translated as MARKLSSPRPRTRENLLIRDNLAENLRSVLVALEIEPLPTAIHLEQPANRENGDWSSNVALATAKKAGWNPRELATKIAEALNAKLPTHVQRVEIAGPGFINFYLANSWLHEVLGNVIAAGTEAYARPNIGDGRSVQLEFVSANPTGPLHVGNGWWCAYGDALARVMDRCGYEVRREYYVNDTGGQVRRLGESLLARRRGEEVPEGGYPGQYVADLAAEYSGAEDVVEAGRFAAEHILVNIKETLASLDIHFDEWFSQASIEESPAMDETLGALRESGLIFERDGATWLRTGEFGDPREERVIKKSADEGGDYTYLAGDIAYHRNKFETRGFDHVIDVWGADHHGQVASLRAGVAALGIDPARLEVRLGQMISLTSGKMSKRAGNTIDLSDLIADIGADATRFLSLIGSIDQATTVDLDQVRSATMENPVFYVQYAHARIHSIRAVAAERGVERKPLDEVDLSILNHDRELDLLRTLFELPDILTTACNDRAPHRVTVWLRELAGRFHRFYHDCYVIGDDVPAELTQARLWLVEATRVGLVIGFGLLGVSAPESM; from the coding sequence ATGGCACGTAAGCTTTCGAGTCCCCGCCCTCGAACGAGAGAGAATCTTTTGATACGAGACAACCTGGCTGAAAATCTCCGTTCTGTGCTAGTTGCGCTTGAGATTGAACCATTACCAACCGCTATTCATTTGGAACAACCTGCCAATCGTGAGAACGGCGATTGGTCATCAAACGTGGCTTTAGCTACTGCCAAGAAGGCCGGGTGGAACCCTCGTGAGCTGGCCACAAAAATCGCTGAGGCCTTGAACGCGAAACTGCCTACCCACGTGCAACGGGTGGAGATTGCTGGGCCTGGGTTCATCAACTTTTATCTAGCCAACAGCTGGTTGCATGAAGTGTTAGGCAACGTGATTGCTGCCGGTACCGAGGCATACGCCCGTCCAAATATAGGCGATGGTCGTAGCGTGCAGCTTGAGTTTGTGAGTGCCAACCCCACAGGGCCATTACACGTAGGTAATGGCTGGTGGTGCGCTTATGGTGATGCGCTGGCGCGAGTGATGGATCGCTGTGGCTATGAGGTGCGGCGCGAATACTACGTGAATGACACTGGTGGACAGGTGCGTCGCTTAGGGGAAAGCTTGCTGGCCCGCAGGCGCGGTGAAGAGGTTCCCGAAGGTGGCTATCCCGGTCAGTATGTGGCTGACTTAGCAGCCGAATACTCTGGGGCTGAAGATGTGGTGGAAGCGGGCCGATTCGCGGCCGAACACATATTGGTAAACATCAAAGAAACGCTGGCGTCGCTAGACATTCACTTCGACGAATGGTTTAGCCAGGCTTCCATTGAAGAGTCGCCCGCCATGGACGAAACGCTGGGTGCGCTACGTGAAAGTGGCCTTATTTTTGAGCGTGATGGTGCCACTTGGTTACGTACCGGCGAATTTGGCGATCCCCGTGAGGAGCGGGTGATTAAAAAGTCGGCTGATGAAGGTGGCGATTACACCTATTTGGCCGGAGATATTGCCTATCATCGCAACAAGTTCGAAACTCGTGGCTTTGATCATGTGATCGACGTTTGGGGTGCCGACCACCACGGACAAGTCGCCAGTCTTCGTGCAGGCGTGGCTGCACTTGGCATCGACCCAGCCCGCCTCGAAGTTCGTTTGGGTCAAATGATTTCACTGACTTCGGGCAAAATGTCGAAGCGAGCTGGCAACACCATTGATTTGTCGGACTTGATTGCTGATATCGGAGCCGACGCCACCCGTTTCTTAAGCTTGATCGGTTCGATTGATCAGGCCACCACGGTAGATCTCGATCAGGTGCGCAGCGCTACCATGGAAAACCCGGTTTTCTATGTTCAGTATGCGCATGCCCGTATTCACTCCATTCGGGCTGTGGCTGCCGAGCGAGGTGTAGAGCGGAAACCCTTGGATGAAGTTGACCTGTCGATTCTGAACCACGACCGCGAACTTGATCTGCTGCGGACACTATTCGAACTGCCCGATATTTTGACCACCGCCTGTAACGATCGGGCCCCCCACCGTGTAACGGTATGGCTGCGTGAACTAGCCGGTCGTTTCCACCGTTTCTACCACGATTGTTACGTGATTGGTGACGATGTACCCGCCGAGTTGACCCAAGCTCGCCTGTGGTTAGTGGAAGCTACCCGAGTTGGATTGGTGATCGGATTTGGCCTTTTGGGTGTTAGCGCGCCGGAGTCAATGTGA